The following proteins come from a genomic window of Acinonyx jubatus isolate Ajub_Pintada_27869175 chromosome C1, VMU_Ajub_asm_v1.0, whole genome shotgun sequence:
- the MFF gene encoding mitochondrial fission factor isoform X10, protein MCLVLAKEKAPSALPTRVSGAAFPSPRAAEMAEISRIQYEMEYTEGISQQMRVPERLKVAPPNADLEQGFQEGAPNASVVMQVPERIVVAGNNEDIPFARPADLDLIQSTPFKPLALKTPPRVLTLSERPLDFLDLERPPATPQNEEIRAVGRLKRERSMSENAVRPNGQLLRADSIPVLRGGSAAATSNPHHDNVRHGMSHIDATIEGTSDDMTVVDAASLRRQIIKLNRRLQLLEEENKERAKREMVMYSITVAFWLLNSWLWFRR, encoded by the exons atgTGTTTGGTACTCGCAAAAGAGAAGGCGCCTTCTGCTCTTCCCACAAG AGTGAGCGGGGCAGCATTTCCTTCTCCCCGCGCTGCTGAGATGGCGGAAATTAGTCGAATTCAGTATGAAATGGAATACACCGAAGGTATTAGTCAGCAGATGAGGGTCCCGGAAAGATTAAAGGTAGCGCCACCAAATGCTGATCTGGAGCAAGGATTCCAAGAAGGAGCTCCGAATGCTAGCGTCGTTATGCAGGTTCCAGAGAGGATCGTTGTGGCAG GAAATAATGAAGACATTCCATTTGCAAGACCAGCGGATCTTGACCTTATACAGTCAACTCCCTTTAAACCTCTGGCACTGAAAACCCCGCCTCGTGTACTAACACTAAGTGAAAGACCGCTAGATTTTCTGGATTTAGAAAGGCCTCCTGCAACCCCGCAAAATGAAGAA ATCCGTGCAGTTGGCAGGCTAAAAAGAGAGCGCTCCATGAGTGAGAACGCCGTTCGCCCAAACGGACAGCTGCTCAGAGCTGACTCAAT ACCCGTGTTGCGGGGTGGGTCTGCTGCCGCCACTTCTAATCCGCATCATGACAACGTCAG GCATGGCATGTCACATATAGATGCAACAATTGAAGGAACTTCGGACGACATGACTGTTGTAGATGCAGCTTCATTAAGACGGCAG aTAATCAAACTAAATAGACGTCTACAACTTCTAGAAGAGGAGAACAAAGAGCGCGCGAAGAGAGAAATGGTCATGTATTCGATTACTGTAGCGTTCTGGCTGCTTAACAGCTGGCTCTGGTTTCGCCGCTAG
- the MFF gene encoding mitochondrial fission factor isoform X5, whose protein sequence is MCLVLAKEKAPSALPTRVSGAAFPSPRAAEMAEISRIQYEMEYTEGISQQMRVPERLKVAPPNADLEQGFQEGAPNASVVMQVPERIVVAGNNEDIPFARPADLDLIQSTPFKPLALKTPPRVLTLSERPLDFLDLERPPATPQNEEIRAVGRLKRERSMSENAVRPNGQLLRADSIVTPAPQQVRACLPQTLPEGGANLPSARGILSLIQSSTRRAYQQILDVLDENRSVRRQNEIRCERPVLRGGSAAATSNPHHDNVRHGMSHIDATIEGTSDDMTVVDAASLRRQIIKLNRRLQLLEEENKERAKREMVMYSITVAFWLLNSWLWFRR, encoded by the exons atgTGTTTGGTACTCGCAAAAGAGAAGGCGCCTTCTGCTCTTCCCACAAG AGTGAGCGGGGCAGCATTTCCTTCTCCCCGCGCTGCTGAGATGGCGGAAATTAGTCGAATTCAGTATGAAATGGAATACACCGAAGGTATTAGTCAGCAGATGAGGGTCCCGGAAAGATTAAAGGTAGCGCCACCAAATGCTGATCTGGAGCAAGGATTCCAAGAAGGAGCTCCGAATGCTAGCGTCGTTATGCAGGTTCCAGAGAGGATCGTTGTGGCAG GAAATAATGAAGACATTCCATTTGCAAGACCAGCGGATCTTGACCTTATACAGTCAACTCCCTTTAAACCTCTGGCACTGAAAACCCCGCCTCGTGTACTAACACTAAGTGAAAGACCGCTAGATTTTCTGGATTTAGAAAGGCCTCCTGCAACCCCGCAAAATGAAGAA ATCCGTGCAGTTGGCAGGCTAAAAAGAGAGCGCTCCATGAGTGAGAACGCCGTTCGCCCAAACGGACAGCTGCTCAGAGCTGACTCAAT TGTGACACCGGCGCCCCAACAGGTCCGGGCCTGTCTTCCCCAAACATTACCTGAAGGTGGAGCTAATCTTCCCTCCGCTCGAGGCATTTTGTCGCTTATCCAGTCTTCCACTCGTAGGGCTTACCAGCAGATCTTGGATGTGTTGGATGAAAATCGCAG TGtgagaagacaaaatgaaatacgTTGTGAAAG ACCCGTGTTGCGGGGTGGGTCTGCTGCCGCCACTTCTAATCCGCATCATGACAACGTCAG GCATGGCATGTCACATATAGATGCAACAATTGAAGGAACTTCGGACGACATGACTGTTGTAGATGCAGCTTCATTAAGACGGCAG aTAATCAAACTAAATAGACGTCTACAACTTCTAGAAGAGGAGAACAAAGAGCGCGCGAAGAGAGAAATGGTCATGTATTCGATTACTGTAGCGTTCTGGCTGCTTAACAGCTGGCTCTGGTTTCGCCGCTAG
- the MFF gene encoding mitochondrial fission factor isoform X11: MCLVLAKEKAPSALPTRVSGAAFPSPRAAEMAEISRIQYEMEYTEGISQQMRVPERLKVAPPNADLEQGFQEGAPNASVVMQVPERIVVAGNNEDIPFARPADLDLIQSTPFKPLALKTPPRVLTLSERPLDFLDLERPPATPQNEEIRAVGRLKRERSMSENAVRPNGQLLRADSMHGMSHIDATIEGTSDDMTVVDAASLRRQIIKLNRRLQLLEEENKERAKREMVMYSITVAFWLLNSWLWFRR, from the exons atgTGTTTGGTACTCGCAAAAGAGAAGGCGCCTTCTGCTCTTCCCACAAG AGTGAGCGGGGCAGCATTTCCTTCTCCCCGCGCTGCTGAGATGGCGGAAATTAGTCGAATTCAGTATGAAATGGAATACACCGAAGGTATTAGTCAGCAGATGAGGGTCCCGGAAAGATTAAAGGTAGCGCCACCAAATGCTGATCTGGAGCAAGGATTCCAAGAAGGAGCTCCGAATGCTAGCGTCGTTATGCAGGTTCCAGAGAGGATCGTTGTGGCAG GAAATAATGAAGACATTCCATTTGCAAGACCAGCGGATCTTGACCTTATACAGTCAACTCCCTTTAAACCTCTGGCACTGAAAACCCCGCCTCGTGTACTAACACTAAGTGAAAGACCGCTAGATTTTCTGGATTTAGAAAGGCCTCCTGCAACCCCGCAAAATGAAGAA ATCCGTGCAGTTGGCAGGCTAAAAAGAGAGCGCTCCATGAGTGAGAACGCCGTTCGCCCAAACGGACAGCTGCTCAGAGCTGACTCAAT GCATGGCATGTCACATATAGATGCAACAATTGAAGGAACTTCGGACGACATGACTGTTGTAGATGCAGCTTCATTAAGACGGCAG aTAATCAAACTAAATAGACGTCTACAACTTCTAGAAGAGGAGAACAAAGAGCGCGCGAAGAGAGAAATGGTCATGTATTCGATTACTGTAGCGTTCTGGCTGCTTAACAGCTGGCTCTGGTTTCGCCGCTAG
- the MFF gene encoding mitochondrial fission factor isoform X6, which produces MAEISRIQYEMEYTEGISQQMRVPERLKVAPPNADLEQGFQEGAPNASVVMQVPERIVVAGNNEDIPFARPADLDLIQSTPFKPLALKTPPRVLTLSERPLDFLDLERPPATPQNEEIRAVGRLKRERSMSENAVRPNGQLLRADSMWHRSYSAPRNKMSRFQAPISAPEYTVTPAPQQVRACLPQTLPEGGANLPSARGILSLIQSSTRRAYQQILDVLDENRSVRRQNEIRCERPVLRGGSAAATSNPHHDNVRHGMSHIDATIEGTSDDMTVVDAASLRRQIIKLNRRLQLLEEENKERAKREMVMYSITVAFWLLNSWLWFRR; this is translated from the exons ATGGCGGAAATTAGTCGAATTCAGTATGAAATGGAATACACCGAAGGTATTAGTCAGCAGATGAGGGTCCCGGAAAGATTAAAGGTAGCGCCACCAAATGCTGATCTGGAGCAAGGATTCCAAGAAGGAGCTCCGAATGCTAGCGTCGTTATGCAGGTTCCAGAGAGGATCGTTGTGGCAG GAAATAATGAAGACATTCCATTTGCAAGACCAGCGGATCTTGACCTTATACAGTCAACTCCCTTTAAACCTCTGGCACTGAAAACCCCGCCTCGTGTACTAACACTAAGTGAAAGACCGCTAGATTTTCTGGATTTAGAAAGGCCTCCTGCAACCCCGCAAAATGAAGAA ATCCGTGCAGTTGGCAGGCTAAAAAGAGAGCGCTCCATGAGTGAGAACGCCGTTCGCCCAAACGGACAGCTGCTCAGAGCTGACTCAAT GTGGCACAGATCATATTCTGCcccaagaaataaaatgtcaaggTTCCAGGCACCGATTTCTGCACCGGAGTACAC TGTGACACCGGCGCCCCAACAGGTCCGGGCCTGTCTTCCCCAAACATTACCTGAAGGTGGAGCTAATCTTCCCTCCGCTCGAGGCATTTTGTCGCTTATCCAGTCTTCCACTCGTAGGGCTTACCAGCAGATCTTGGATGTGTTGGATGAAAATCGCAG TGtgagaagacaaaatgaaatacgTTGTGAAAG ACCCGTGTTGCGGGGTGGGTCTGCTGCCGCCACTTCTAATCCGCATCATGACAACGTCAG GCATGGCATGTCACATATAGATGCAACAATTGAAGGAACTTCGGACGACATGACTGTTGTAGATGCAGCTTCATTAAGACGGCAG aTAATCAAACTAAATAGACGTCTACAACTTCTAGAAGAGGAGAACAAAGAGCGCGCGAAGAGAGAAATGGTCATGTATTCGATTACTGTAGCGTTCTGGCTGCTTAACAGCTGGCTCTGGTTTCGCCGCTAG
- the MFF gene encoding mitochondrial fission factor isoform X4 — MSERTSSDTPVGRVSGAAFPSPRAAEMAEISRIQYEMEYTEGISQQMRVPERLKVAPPNADLEQGFQEGAPNASVVMQVPERIVVAGNNEDIPFARPADLDLIQSTPFKPLALKTPPRVLTLSERPLDFLDLERPPATPQNEEIRAVGRLKRERSMSENAVRPNGQLLRADSMWHRSYSAPRNKMSRFQAPISAPEYTVTPAPQQVRACLPQTLPEGGANLPSARGILSLIQSSTRRAYQQILDVLDENRRPVLRGGSAAATSNPHHDNVRHGMSHIDATIEGTSDDMTVVDAASLRRQIIKLNRRLQLLEEENKERAKREMVMYSITVAFWLLNSWLWFRR, encoded by the exons ATGAGTGAAAGAACAAGCAGTGATACACCAGTAGGAAG AGTGAGCGGGGCAGCATTTCCTTCTCCCCGCGCTGCTGAGATGGCGGAAATTAGTCGAATTCAGTATGAAATGGAATACACCGAAGGTATTAGTCAGCAGATGAGGGTCCCGGAAAGATTAAAGGTAGCGCCACCAAATGCTGATCTGGAGCAAGGATTCCAAGAAGGAGCTCCGAATGCTAGCGTCGTTATGCAGGTTCCAGAGAGGATCGTTGTGGCAG GAAATAATGAAGACATTCCATTTGCAAGACCAGCGGATCTTGACCTTATACAGTCAACTCCCTTTAAACCTCTGGCACTGAAAACCCCGCCTCGTGTACTAACACTAAGTGAAAGACCGCTAGATTTTCTGGATTTAGAAAGGCCTCCTGCAACCCCGCAAAATGAAGAA ATCCGTGCAGTTGGCAGGCTAAAAAGAGAGCGCTCCATGAGTGAGAACGCCGTTCGCCCAAACGGACAGCTGCTCAGAGCTGACTCAAT GTGGCACAGATCATATTCTGCcccaagaaataaaatgtcaaggTTCCAGGCACCGATTTCTGCACCGGAGTACAC TGTGACACCGGCGCCCCAACAGGTCCGGGCCTGTCTTCCCCAAACATTACCTGAAGGTGGAGCTAATCTTCCCTCCGCTCGAGGCATTTTGTCGCTTATCCAGTCTTCCACTCGTAGGGCTTACCAGCAGATCTTGGATGTGTTGGATGAAAATCGCAG ACCCGTGTTGCGGGGTGGGTCTGCTGCCGCCACTTCTAATCCGCATCATGACAACGTCAG GCATGGCATGTCACATATAGATGCAACAATTGAAGGAACTTCGGACGACATGACTGTTGTAGATGCAGCTTCATTAAGACGGCAG aTAATCAAACTAAATAGACGTCTACAACTTCTAGAAGAGGAGAACAAAGAGCGCGCGAAGAGAGAAATGGTCATGTATTCGATTACTGTAGCGTTCTGGCTGCTTAACAGCTGGCTCTGGTTTCGCCGCTAG
- the MFF gene encoding mitochondrial fission factor isoform X7: MCLVLAKEKAPSALPTRVSGAAFPSPRAAEMAEISRIQYEMEYTEGISQQMRVPERLKVAPPNADLEQGFQEGAPNASVVMQVPERIVVAGNNEDIPFARPADLDLIQSTPFKPLALKTPPRVLTLSERPLDFLDLERPPATPQNEEIRAVGRLKRERSMSENAVRPNGQLLRADSIVTPAPQQVRACLPQTLPEGGANLPSARGILSLIQSSTRRAYQQILDVLDENRRPVLRGGSAAATSNPHHDNVRHGMSHIDATIEGTSDDMTVVDAASLRRQIIKLNRRLQLLEEENKERAKREMVMYSITVAFWLLNSWLWFRR, from the exons atgTGTTTGGTACTCGCAAAAGAGAAGGCGCCTTCTGCTCTTCCCACAAG AGTGAGCGGGGCAGCATTTCCTTCTCCCCGCGCTGCTGAGATGGCGGAAATTAGTCGAATTCAGTATGAAATGGAATACACCGAAGGTATTAGTCAGCAGATGAGGGTCCCGGAAAGATTAAAGGTAGCGCCACCAAATGCTGATCTGGAGCAAGGATTCCAAGAAGGAGCTCCGAATGCTAGCGTCGTTATGCAGGTTCCAGAGAGGATCGTTGTGGCAG GAAATAATGAAGACATTCCATTTGCAAGACCAGCGGATCTTGACCTTATACAGTCAACTCCCTTTAAACCTCTGGCACTGAAAACCCCGCCTCGTGTACTAACACTAAGTGAAAGACCGCTAGATTTTCTGGATTTAGAAAGGCCTCCTGCAACCCCGCAAAATGAAGAA ATCCGTGCAGTTGGCAGGCTAAAAAGAGAGCGCTCCATGAGTGAGAACGCCGTTCGCCCAAACGGACAGCTGCTCAGAGCTGACTCAAT TGTGACACCGGCGCCCCAACAGGTCCGGGCCTGTCTTCCCCAAACATTACCTGAAGGTGGAGCTAATCTTCCCTCCGCTCGAGGCATTTTGTCGCTTATCCAGTCTTCCACTCGTAGGGCTTACCAGCAGATCTTGGATGTGTTGGATGAAAATCGCAG ACCCGTGTTGCGGGGTGGGTCTGCTGCCGCCACTTCTAATCCGCATCATGACAACGTCAG GCATGGCATGTCACATATAGATGCAACAATTGAAGGAACTTCGGACGACATGACTGTTGTAGATGCAGCTTCATTAAGACGGCAG aTAATCAAACTAAATAGACGTCTACAACTTCTAGAAGAGGAGAACAAAGAGCGCGCGAAGAGAGAAATGGTCATGTATTCGATTACTGTAGCGTTCTGGCTGCTTAACAGCTGGCTCTGGTTTCGCCGCTAG
- the MFF gene encoding mitochondrial fission factor isoform X8, producing the protein MCLVLAKEKAPSALPTRVSGAAFPSPRAAEMAEISRIQYEMEYTEGISQQMRVPERLKVAPPNADLEQGFQEGAPNASVVMQVPERIVVAGNNEDIPFARPADLDLIQSTPFKPLALKTPPRVLTLSERPLDFLDLERPPATPQNEEIRAVGRLKRERSMSENAVRPNGQLLRADSMWHRSYSAPRNKMSRFQAPISAPEYTVRRQNEIRCERPVLRGGSAAATSNPHHDNVRHGMSHIDATIEGTSDDMTVVDAASLRRQIIKLNRRLQLLEEENKERAKREMVMYSITVAFWLLNSWLWFRR; encoded by the exons atgTGTTTGGTACTCGCAAAAGAGAAGGCGCCTTCTGCTCTTCCCACAAG AGTGAGCGGGGCAGCATTTCCTTCTCCCCGCGCTGCTGAGATGGCGGAAATTAGTCGAATTCAGTATGAAATGGAATACACCGAAGGTATTAGTCAGCAGATGAGGGTCCCGGAAAGATTAAAGGTAGCGCCACCAAATGCTGATCTGGAGCAAGGATTCCAAGAAGGAGCTCCGAATGCTAGCGTCGTTATGCAGGTTCCAGAGAGGATCGTTGTGGCAG GAAATAATGAAGACATTCCATTTGCAAGACCAGCGGATCTTGACCTTATACAGTCAACTCCCTTTAAACCTCTGGCACTGAAAACCCCGCCTCGTGTACTAACACTAAGTGAAAGACCGCTAGATTTTCTGGATTTAGAAAGGCCTCCTGCAACCCCGCAAAATGAAGAA ATCCGTGCAGTTGGCAGGCTAAAAAGAGAGCGCTCCATGAGTGAGAACGCCGTTCGCCCAAACGGACAGCTGCTCAGAGCTGACTCAAT GTGGCACAGATCATATTCTGCcccaagaaataaaatgtcaaggTTCCAGGCACCGATTTCTGCACCGGAGTACAC TGtgagaagacaaaatgaaatacgTTGTGAAAG ACCCGTGTTGCGGGGTGGGTCTGCTGCCGCCACTTCTAATCCGCATCATGACAACGTCAG GCATGGCATGTCACATATAGATGCAACAATTGAAGGAACTTCGGACGACATGACTGTTGTAGATGCAGCTTCATTAAGACGGCAG aTAATCAAACTAAATAGACGTCTACAACTTCTAGAAGAGGAGAACAAAGAGCGCGCGAAGAGAGAAATGGTCATGTATTCGATTACTGTAGCGTTCTGGCTGCTTAACAGCTGGCTCTGGTTTCGCCGCTAG
- the MFF gene encoding mitochondrial fission factor isoform X3, which translates to MCLVLAKEKAPSALPTRVSGAAFPSPRAAEMAEISRIQYEMEYTEGISQQMRVPERLKVAPPNADLEQGFQEGAPNASVVMQVPERIVVAGNNEDIPFARPADLDLIQSTPFKPLALKTPPRVLTLSERPLDFLDLERPPATPQNEEIRAVGRLKRERSMSENAVRPNGQLLRADSMWHRSYSAPRNKMSRFQAPISAPEYTVTPAPQQVRACLPQTLPEGGANLPSARGILSLIQSSTRRAYQQILDVLDENRRPVLRGGSAAATSNPHHDNVRHGMSHIDATIEGTSDDMTVVDAASLRRQIIKLNRRLQLLEEENKERAKREMVMYSITVAFWLLNSWLWFRR; encoded by the exons atgTGTTTGGTACTCGCAAAAGAGAAGGCGCCTTCTGCTCTTCCCACAAG AGTGAGCGGGGCAGCATTTCCTTCTCCCCGCGCTGCTGAGATGGCGGAAATTAGTCGAATTCAGTATGAAATGGAATACACCGAAGGTATTAGTCAGCAGATGAGGGTCCCGGAAAGATTAAAGGTAGCGCCACCAAATGCTGATCTGGAGCAAGGATTCCAAGAAGGAGCTCCGAATGCTAGCGTCGTTATGCAGGTTCCAGAGAGGATCGTTGTGGCAG GAAATAATGAAGACATTCCATTTGCAAGACCAGCGGATCTTGACCTTATACAGTCAACTCCCTTTAAACCTCTGGCACTGAAAACCCCGCCTCGTGTACTAACACTAAGTGAAAGACCGCTAGATTTTCTGGATTTAGAAAGGCCTCCTGCAACCCCGCAAAATGAAGAA ATCCGTGCAGTTGGCAGGCTAAAAAGAGAGCGCTCCATGAGTGAGAACGCCGTTCGCCCAAACGGACAGCTGCTCAGAGCTGACTCAAT GTGGCACAGATCATATTCTGCcccaagaaataaaatgtcaaggTTCCAGGCACCGATTTCTGCACCGGAGTACAC TGTGACACCGGCGCCCCAACAGGTCCGGGCCTGTCTTCCCCAAACATTACCTGAAGGTGGAGCTAATCTTCCCTCCGCTCGAGGCATTTTGTCGCTTATCCAGTCTTCCACTCGTAGGGCTTACCAGCAGATCTTGGATGTGTTGGATGAAAATCGCAG ACCCGTGTTGCGGGGTGGGTCTGCTGCCGCCACTTCTAATCCGCATCATGACAACGTCAG GCATGGCATGTCACATATAGATGCAACAATTGAAGGAACTTCGGACGACATGACTGTTGTAGATGCAGCTTCATTAAGACGGCAG aTAATCAAACTAAATAGACGTCTACAACTTCTAGAAGAGGAGAACAAAGAGCGCGCGAAGAGAGAAATGGTCATGTATTCGATTACTGTAGCGTTCTGGCTGCTTAACAGCTGGCTCTGGTTTCGCCGCTAG
- the MFF gene encoding mitochondrial fission factor isoform X1: MCLVLAKEKAPSALPTRVSGAAFPSPRAAEMAEISRIQYEMEYTEGISQQMRVPERLKVAPPNADLEQGFQEGAPNASVVMQVPERIVVAGNNEDIPFARPADLDLIQSTPFKPLALKTPPRVLTLSERPLDFLDLERPPATPQNEEIRAVGRLKRERSMSENAVRPNGQLLRADSMWHRSYSAPRNKMSRFQAPISAPEYTVTPAPQQVRACLPQTLPEGGANLPSARGILSLIQSSTRRAYQQILDVLDENRSVRRQNEIRCERPVLRGGSAAATSNPHHDNVRHGMSHIDATIEGTSDDMTVVDAASLRRQIIKLNRRLQLLEEENKERAKREMVMYSITVAFWLLNSWLWFRR; this comes from the exons atgTGTTTGGTACTCGCAAAAGAGAAGGCGCCTTCTGCTCTTCCCACAAG AGTGAGCGGGGCAGCATTTCCTTCTCCCCGCGCTGCTGAGATGGCGGAAATTAGTCGAATTCAGTATGAAATGGAATACACCGAAGGTATTAGTCAGCAGATGAGGGTCCCGGAAAGATTAAAGGTAGCGCCACCAAATGCTGATCTGGAGCAAGGATTCCAAGAAGGAGCTCCGAATGCTAGCGTCGTTATGCAGGTTCCAGAGAGGATCGTTGTGGCAG GAAATAATGAAGACATTCCATTTGCAAGACCAGCGGATCTTGACCTTATACAGTCAACTCCCTTTAAACCTCTGGCACTGAAAACCCCGCCTCGTGTACTAACACTAAGTGAAAGACCGCTAGATTTTCTGGATTTAGAAAGGCCTCCTGCAACCCCGCAAAATGAAGAA ATCCGTGCAGTTGGCAGGCTAAAAAGAGAGCGCTCCATGAGTGAGAACGCCGTTCGCCCAAACGGACAGCTGCTCAGAGCTGACTCAAT GTGGCACAGATCATATTCTGCcccaagaaataaaatgtcaaggTTCCAGGCACCGATTTCTGCACCGGAGTACAC TGTGACACCGGCGCCCCAACAGGTCCGGGCCTGTCTTCCCCAAACATTACCTGAAGGTGGAGCTAATCTTCCCTCCGCTCGAGGCATTTTGTCGCTTATCCAGTCTTCCACTCGTAGGGCTTACCAGCAGATCTTGGATGTGTTGGATGAAAATCGCAG TGtgagaagacaaaatgaaatacgTTGTGAAAG ACCCGTGTTGCGGGGTGGGTCTGCTGCCGCCACTTCTAATCCGCATCATGACAACGTCAG GCATGGCATGTCACATATAGATGCAACAATTGAAGGAACTTCGGACGACATGACTGTTGTAGATGCAGCTTCATTAAGACGGCAG aTAATCAAACTAAATAGACGTCTACAACTTCTAGAAGAGGAGAACAAAGAGCGCGCGAAGAGAGAAATGGTCATGTATTCGATTACTGTAGCGTTCTGGCTGCTTAACAGCTGGCTCTGGTTTCGCCGCTAG
- the MFF gene encoding mitochondrial fission factor isoform X9, with translation MCLVLAKEKAPSALPTRVSGAAFPSPRAAEMAEISRIQYEMEYTEGISQQMRVPERLKVAPPNADLEQGFQEGAPNASVVMQVPERIVVAGNNEDIPFARPADLDLIQSTPFKPLALKTPPRVLTLSERPLDFLDLERPPATPQNEEIRAVGRLKRERSMSENAVRPNGQLLRADSIVRRQNEIRCERPVLRGGSAAATSNPHHDNVRHGMSHIDATIEGTSDDMTVVDAASLRRQIIKLNRRLQLLEEENKERAKREMVMYSITVAFWLLNSWLWFRR, from the exons atgTGTTTGGTACTCGCAAAAGAGAAGGCGCCTTCTGCTCTTCCCACAAG AGTGAGCGGGGCAGCATTTCCTTCTCCCCGCGCTGCTGAGATGGCGGAAATTAGTCGAATTCAGTATGAAATGGAATACACCGAAGGTATTAGTCAGCAGATGAGGGTCCCGGAAAGATTAAAGGTAGCGCCACCAAATGCTGATCTGGAGCAAGGATTCCAAGAAGGAGCTCCGAATGCTAGCGTCGTTATGCAGGTTCCAGAGAGGATCGTTGTGGCAG GAAATAATGAAGACATTCCATTTGCAAGACCAGCGGATCTTGACCTTATACAGTCAACTCCCTTTAAACCTCTGGCACTGAAAACCCCGCCTCGTGTACTAACACTAAGTGAAAGACCGCTAGATTTTCTGGATTTAGAAAGGCCTCCTGCAACCCCGCAAAATGAAGAA ATCCGTGCAGTTGGCAGGCTAAAAAGAGAGCGCTCCATGAGTGAGAACGCCGTTCGCCCAAACGGACAGCTGCTCAGAGCTGACTCAAT TGtgagaagacaaaatgaaatacgTTGTGAAAG ACCCGTGTTGCGGGGTGGGTCTGCTGCCGCCACTTCTAATCCGCATCATGACAACGTCAG GCATGGCATGTCACATATAGATGCAACAATTGAAGGAACTTCGGACGACATGACTGTTGTAGATGCAGCTTCATTAAGACGGCAG aTAATCAAACTAAATAGACGTCTACAACTTCTAGAAGAGGAGAACAAAGAGCGCGCGAAGAGAGAAATGGTCATGTATTCGATTACTGTAGCGTTCTGGCTGCTTAACAGCTGGCTCTGGTTTCGCCGCTAG
- the MFF gene encoding mitochondrial fission factor isoform X2, which yields MSERTSSDTPVGRVSGAAFPSPRAAEMAEISRIQYEMEYTEGISQQMRVPERLKVAPPNADLEQGFQEGAPNASVVMQVPERIVVAGNNEDIPFARPADLDLIQSTPFKPLALKTPPRVLTLSERPLDFLDLERPPATPQNEEIRAVGRLKRERSMSENAVRPNGQLLRADSMWHRSYSAPRNKMSRFQAPISAPEYTVTPAPQQVRACLPQTLPEGGANLPSARGILSLIQSSTRRAYQQILDVLDENRSVRRQNEIRCERPVLRGGSAAATSNPHHDNVRHGMSHIDATIEGTSDDMTVVDAASLRRQIIKLNRRLQLLEEENKERAKREMVMYSITVAFWLLNSWLWFRR from the exons ATGAGTGAAAGAACAAGCAGTGATACACCAGTAGGAAG AGTGAGCGGGGCAGCATTTCCTTCTCCCCGCGCTGCTGAGATGGCGGAAATTAGTCGAATTCAGTATGAAATGGAATACACCGAAGGTATTAGTCAGCAGATGAGGGTCCCGGAAAGATTAAAGGTAGCGCCACCAAATGCTGATCTGGAGCAAGGATTCCAAGAAGGAGCTCCGAATGCTAGCGTCGTTATGCAGGTTCCAGAGAGGATCGTTGTGGCAG GAAATAATGAAGACATTCCATTTGCAAGACCAGCGGATCTTGACCTTATACAGTCAACTCCCTTTAAACCTCTGGCACTGAAAACCCCGCCTCGTGTACTAACACTAAGTGAAAGACCGCTAGATTTTCTGGATTTAGAAAGGCCTCCTGCAACCCCGCAAAATGAAGAA ATCCGTGCAGTTGGCAGGCTAAAAAGAGAGCGCTCCATGAGTGAGAACGCCGTTCGCCCAAACGGACAGCTGCTCAGAGCTGACTCAAT GTGGCACAGATCATATTCTGCcccaagaaataaaatgtcaaggTTCCAGGCACCGATTTCTGCACCGGAGTACAC TGTGACACCGGCGCCCCAACAGGTCCGGGCCTGTCTTCCCCAAACATTACCTGAAGGTGGAGCTAATCTTCCCTCCGCTCGAGGCATTTTGTCGCTTATCCAGTCTTCCACTCGTAGGGCTTACCAGCAGATCTTGGATGTGTTGGATGAAAATCGCAG TGtgagaagacaaaatgaaatacgTTGTGAAAG ACCCGTGTTGCGGGGTGGGTCTGCTGCCGCCACTTCTAATCCGCATCATGACAACGTCAG GCATGGCATGTCACATATAGATGCAACAATTGAAGGAACTTCGGACGACATGACTGTTGTAGATGCAGCTTCATTAAGACGGCAG aTAATCAAACTAAATAGACGTCTACAACTTCTAGAAGAGGAGAACAAAGAGCGCGCGAAGAGAGAAATGGTCATGTATTCGATTACTGTAGCGTTCTGGCTGCTTAACAGCTGGCTCTGGTTTCGCCGCTAG